In one Dehalogenimonas formicexedens genomic region, the following are encoded:
- the hypD gene encoding hydrogenase formation protein HypD, whose product MKFSTEFRDSALAQKLLQDIRRKSTKPANIMEFCGGHTVAIFRYGLRELLPKHLKLLSGPGCPVCVTSTADLDKVMALAAIPGVVITTFGDLIKVPASYGSLDRARASGADIRTVYSTLDALDIARKNPNKKVVFVGIGFETTAPTVAAAILQAHAEKLDNFFVLSLHKVTPPVTKVLLDAGEIKIQGIIAPGHVSAIIGADAWKFIPERYGIACAVSGFEPLDILYCVDLIVDQIENGNPKVETAYSRVVKGEGNRVALSMLDRVFEPAAANWRGVGVIPASGLVIRPEFAAHDAEKEFDIKLDKPPREPAGCLCGEVIRAVKTPEECKLFRKVCTPENPVGPCMVSSEGSCAAYYHFAEAI is encoded by the coding sequence ATGAAATTCTCCACGGAATTCCGAGATTCAGCCCTGGCTCAAAAATTGCTACAGGATATCCGCCGGAAATCCACTAAACCGGCTAATATCATGGAGTTCTGCGGCGGCCATACCGTGGCCATTTTCCGCTACGGGCTGCGAGAACTTCTACCGAAGCACCTGAAACTACTCTCCGGGCCTGGTTGTCCGGTTTGCGTCACCTCGACCGCCGACCTGGACAAAGTGATGGCTCTGGCAGCCATTCCCGGAGTTGTCATTACCACTTTTGGCGACCTGATCAAGGTTCCGGCGAGTTACGGCAGCCTGGATCGGGCTCGCGCCTCCGGCGCCGATATCCGCACGGTATATTCAACCCTTGACGCCCTGGACATCGCCCGGAAAAATCCAAATAAAAAAGTCGTGTTTGTCGGCATCGGTTTCGAGACCACGGCTCCGACTGTCGCCGCGGCTATCCTGCAGGCCCACGCTGAGAAATTGGATAATTTCTTTGTATTATCCCTCCACAAGGTCACCCCTCCGGTAACCAAGGTGCTGCTGGACGCCGGTGAGATCAAAATCCAGGGGATCATCGCGCCCGGCCACGTATCCGCCATTATCGGCGCCGACGCATGGAAATTTATTCCGGAGCGTTACGGCATTGCCTGTGCCGTATCCGGATTCGAGCCCCTGGACATCCTGTACTGCGTGGACCTTATCGTCGATCAGATCGAAAACGGAAACCCTAAAGTGGAAACTGCCTACAGCCGTGTCGTAAAGGGCGAGGGCAACAGGGTCGCCCTGTCGATGCTCGACCGGGTTTTCGAACCAGCCGCGGCCAATTGGCGGGGCGTCGGGGTGATTCCCGCGAGCGGGTTGGTCATCAGACCGGAATTCGCCGCCCATGATGCAGAGAAAGAATTCGACATAAAACTCGATAAACCGCCGCGGGAACCGGCAGGCTGCCTTTGCGGCGAAGTAATCCGTGCTGTGAAAACGCCCGAAGAGTGTAAGCTCTTCCGCAAAGTGTGCACGCCGGAAAATCCGGTTGGTCCTTGC
- a CDS encoding HypC/HybG/HupF family hydrogenase formation chaperone — protein sequence MCLAVPAKIVKIDDTIAEVDMAGTTVRASLVMVPDAKIGDYVLLHTGFAIQVLDEHEALETLKLFKEMEMIPETP from the coding sequence ATGTGTCTTGCGGTTCCGGCGAAAATTGTTAAGATCGATGATACCATCGCGGAAGTCGACATGGCCGGGACGACTGTCCGCGCCAGTCTGGTGATGGTGCCCGACGCCAAGATCGGCGACTACGTCCTTCTTCATACCGGCTTTGCCATCCAGGTGCTCGACGAGCACGAGGCGCTTGAGACATTGAAGCTTTTCAAAGAAATGGAAATGATCCCGGAGACGCCATGA
- the hypF gene encoding carbamoyltransferase HypF: protein MAEDLTVERLAISVKGVVQGVGFRPFVYQLAHSNGLAGWVTNTSGEVRIEVEGPPKNITAFVGDLEPKAPPQSHITSVMSTRLEPRGYTGFEIRESLAEAGKYQMISPDLATCPECRSEIFDPTNRRFRYPFTNCTNCGPRFTIIEDIPYDRPLTTMKVFPMCPECGLEYENPLDRRFHAQPNACPVCGPQLRLVDSAGRQLESQDIIADIGEFLKEGKIVAIRGLGGFLLACDATNQLAVDELRRRKHRPAKPFAVMVENMAEVESRCAASTDEQGLLNSPAVPIVLLKINSCTDIAPSVAPGLKYLGVMLPYTPLHHLLMAEVNRPLVMTSGNLSEEPIARGNKEALSRLGTIADYFVLHNREIFSRYDDSVTMFEAGSRRMLRRARGFAPYPVRLTHSVPQILGVGAQEKNIFCLTRDDNAFVSQHIGDMENEETFEHFENTLDLYKKMFRIQPQVMACDMHPEYFATKWAEAEAARSGVPLVKVQHHHAHIASCLAENGVKEKVIGVAFDGTGYGVDGKIWGGEFLIADNLDFERAAQLEYLPLAGGESAIKKPYRIAIGYLYRLFGNEGLTMAARCLRDVEGSEFGLIKQLVDRGLNSPETSSAGRLFDAVSAILGVCREIRYEAQAAVELEMAAEGVETGSSYPFDIEVVGERKAVRLRRMFEKLVADLDTGVPVAEIAARFHNALIDIILKTCDIIRDETGLNSVALSGGCFMNRRLLRGAIARLSAEGFKVYSNSEVPTNDGGISLGQVAVAAATLVK, encoded by the coding sequence CTGCTTTTGTGGGCGACCTCGAGCCCAAGGCGCCGCCTCAATCCCATATCACCAGCGTTATGTCAACAAGGCTTGAGCCCCGCGGATACACCGGCTTTGAGATCAGGGAGAGCCTGGCGGAAGCCGGTAAATACCAGATGATATCCCCCGACCTGGCGACCTGCCCCGAATGCCGCAGCGAAATATTCGACCCTACCAACCGGCGGTTCAGATACCCGTTCACCAACTGCACCAACTGCGGGCCCCGGTTTACCATCATCGAAGACATCCCCTATGACCGGCCTCTGACCACCATGAAAGTATTCCCCATGTGTCCCGAATGCGGCCTGGAGTACGAAAATCCCCTGGACCGCCGCTTTCACGCGCAACCCAATGCCTGCCCTGTCTGCGGCCCGCAGCTCCGGCTGGTCGATTCGGCGGGAAGGCAGCTTGAAAGTCAGGATATCATTGCCGATATTGGCGAGTTCCTCAAAGAGGGCAAAATAGTCGCCATACGCGGCCTGGGCGGGTTTTTACTCGCCTGCGACGCGACCAATCAACTGGCCGTAGATGAGTTGAGACGAAGAAAACACCGACCGGCCAAGCCGTTTGCGGTGATGGTTGAAAACATGGCTGAGGTCGAAAGCCGTTGTGCGGCGTCTACCGACGAACAAGGTCTTTTAAATTCGCCCGCGGTTCCTATCGTGTTGCTCAAGATAAACAGCTGCACCGATATCGCGCCGTCAGTGGCGCCGGGTTTGAAGTACCTGGGCGTGATGCTGCCCTATACCCCGCTCCACCACCTGCTGATGGCTGAAGTGAACCGGCCGCTGGTGATGACCTCAGGCAACCTGTCCGAGGAACCCATCGCGCGGGGCAACAAGGAAGCATTGTCTCGGCTGGGGACGATCGCCGACTATTTTGTCCTGCATAACCGCGAGATCTTTTCCCGTTATGACGACAGCGTCACCATGTTCGAAGCCGGATCACGGCGGATGCTGCGGCGAGCCCGCGGCTTCGCGCCTTACCCGGTCCGTCTAACTCATTCGGTTCCGCAAATCCTTGGGGTTGGGGCACAGGAAAAAAATATCTTTTGCCTCACCCGGGACGACAACGCCTTCGTGTCGCAGCACATCGGCGACATGGAAAACGAGGAGACTTTCGAGCATTTCGAGAACACGCTCGATCTCTACAAAAAGATGTTCCGCATCCAGCCGCAGGTTATGGCCTGTGACATGCACCCGGAGTATTTCGCGACCAAATGGGCCGAGGCTGAGGCCGCCCGCTCTGGCGTCCCCCTGGTTAAAGTTCAGCACCACCATGCCCATATTGCGTCGTGTCTCGCTGAAAATGGCGTTAAGGAAAAAGTCATCGGCGTCGCTTTCGATGGCACCGGTTACGGGGTGGACGGCAAGATCTGGGGCGGCGAGTTCCTTATTGCTGACAACTTGGATTTCGAGCGCGCCGCGCAGCTTGAGTACCTGCCGCTGGCGGGTGGAGAATCGGCCATTAAAAAGCCGTACCGGATCGCCATTGGGTACCTGTACCGGCTTTTTGGTAACGAAGGGTTGACAATGGCCGCCCGCTGTCTAAGGGATGTCGAGGGGTCGGAGTTCGGACTTATCAAACAACTGGTGGATCGGGGGCTGAATTCTCCTGAAACCTCAAGCGCCGGCCGTCTCTTCGATGCCGTCTCGGCAATTCTCGGCGTGTGCCGGGAGATTCGATATGAAGCCCAGGCCGCCGTTGAACTCGAGATGGCCGCGGAGGGCGTTGAAACCGGGTCCAGTTATCCCTTCGACATCGAAGTGGTTGGCGAACGTAAAGCCGTTCGTCTGCGCCGGATGTTTGAAAAATTGGTCGCGGATCTCGATACCGGCGTGCCTGTTGCCGAGATTGCCGCCAGGTTCCATAACGCTCTAATAGACATAATACTGAAGACGTGTGACATAATAAGGGATGAAACAGGACTGAATTCTGTTGCCTTATCCGGCGGGTGCTTCATGAACCGGAGATTGTTAAGAGGGGCGATTGCCCGGCTTTCCGCTGAAGGGTTCAAAGTCTATTCTAATTCGGAGGTTCCGACCAACGACGGCGGCATCTCCCTGGGACAGGTCGCGGTAGCCGCGGCCACGCTGGTAAAATAG